In Drosophila pseudoobscura strain MV-25-SWS-2005 chromosome 4, UCI_Dpse_MV25, whole genome shotgun sequence, the following proteins share a genomic window:
- the strat gene encoding guanine nucleotide exchange factor MSS4 homolog, with product MTEEATISDQIADGKNKTNVRCQFCNSLMLKAREGSYSEQEIDVPLMVQKQDRTADNLNTEPLKHFWLVKDMLTFENIGFSHTVDGKKFLVCADCERGPVGYHELSTKHCYLALKRVVHTD from the exons ATGACTGAAGAGGCCACTATTTCCGATCAAATAGCTGATGGAAAGAATAAAACCAATGTGCGATGCCAGTTCTGCAACAGTTTAATGCTGAAGGCGCGCGAGGGGAGCTACAGCGAGCAGGAG ATAGATGTCCCGCTGATGGTGCAAAAGCAGGACAGGACGGCGGACAACCTAAACACTGAGCCCTTGAAGCACTTCTGGCTGGTGAAGGATATGCTGACGTTCGAGAACATAGGCTTCTCCCACACTGTGGATGGCAAGAAGTTTCTGGTGTGTGCCGACTGCGAACGTGGACCCGTGGGCTATCACGAGCTGAGCACAAAGCATTGTTACCTGGCCCTCAAGCGGGTGGTGCATACGGACTAA
- the LOC4817404 gene encoding uncharacterized protein, whose translation MQYIYVISALILAVAVQQGYAIKCFVCNSHKDANCALDIPPENLLKDCDEQYSSRGKGIPTYCRKITQIIEFSVNSLPPDSRVIRTCGYQNQTSTNYCYSRAGFGGRQVVCSCDTDNCNGAATMSASTVGVVAMVGLLLGAFQWLQR comes from the exons ATGCAGTACATCTATGTGATTAGTGCGCTGATTCTGGCCGTAGCCGTGCAGCAAG GCTATGCCATCAAATGCTTTGTTTGCAATAGCCATAAAGATGCCAACTGTGCACTGGACATACCGCCAGAGAATTTGCTAAAGGACTGCGATGAGCAGTACTCGTCTCGTGGCAAGGGGATACCCACCTATTGTCGCAAGATCACACAGATCATTGAGTTCTCTGTGAACAGCC TGCCCCCAGATAGCCGCGTGATACGGACCTGCGGATATCAGAACCAGACCTCGACCAACTATTGCTATTCGCGTGCCGGCTTTGGCGGGCGCCAGGTGGTCTGCTCCTGTGATACGGACAATTGCAATGGCGCTGCCACGATGAGTGCCTCCACGGTGGGTGTGGTGGCCATGGTGGGTCTCCTGCTGGGCGCCTTCCAGTGGCTGCAGCGTTAG
- the LOC6903106 gene encoding U-scoloptoxin(05)-Er3a, protein MSTTLLAYAVCIGLIVNLLSVDALRCHQCNSHSNEDCASLLVNTPRAQRDDQFLKDCAPRGEKEAFCRKTILKFEVNGEHRIERGCGWIEEKMQNACFTADNEGYKQTICTCSQEGCNGATSLLGAQYTLAAAAISLLVVSLIRN, encoded by the exons ATGTCAACGACGCTTCTCGCCTACGCCGTGTGCATTGGATTGATCGTCAATCTCTTATCAG TGGACGCCCTGCGATGCCATCAGTGCAACTCCCATTCGAACGAGGACTGCGCCAGTTTATTGGTCAATACTCCACGCGCCCAGCGAGATGACCAGTTTCTGAAGGACTGTGCACCCCGTGGTGAGAAGGAGGCCTTCTGCCGCAAAACGATCCTGAAGTTCGAGGTGAACGGGGAGCACCGCATCGAGCGAGGCTGCGGCTGGATCGAGGAGAAGATGCAGAACGCCTGCTTCACTGCCGACAACGAGGGATACAAGCAGACCATATGCACCTGCAGCCAGGAAGGCTGCAATGGAGCCACCTCCCTCCTGGGGGCACAATACACTCTGGCAGCCGCTGCCATCAGTCTGCTCGTCGTCAGCCTCATCAGAAACTAA
- the witty gene encoding uncharacterized protein witty isoform X2, with protein sequence MSYKESAILWLLALHCCISYGAAIQCFVCDSSDNPSCADLGSNSSIVPETCTLDKMKSLDTWLFDLNKFSYFDNGANKNPLMNCQKVVARDPDTRKIVTARFCQLDTGDSDACEILRSKLRITNAGDSSRDQGRRDRDQQQRRKGQQGYGYGQESSDNDEESEEDTFFCDICRSDRCNGAAAVTLTLGSVAAILLEMRC encoded by the exons ATGAGCTATAAAGAGTCGGCTATTTTGTGGCTGTTGGCCCTGCATTGCTGCATATCGTATG GCGCAGCCATACAGTGCTTTGTGTGCGATTCGAGCGACAATCCCAGTTGTGCCGATCTGGGTTCCAATTCGAGCATTGTGCCGGAG ACCTGCACTTTGGACAAAATGAAGTCACTGGACACCTGGCTGTTTGATCTGAACAAGTTCTCCTACTTCGATAATGGGGCCAACAAGAATCCGCTAATGAATTGCCAAAAAGTTGTGGCCAGAGATC CTGACACCAGAAAGATCGTAACGGCTCGCTTTTGCCAGCTGGACACTGGAGACTCGGATGCCTGTGAGATTCTACGAAGCAAGCTGCGTATCACCAATGCGGGCGACAGCAGTCGCGATCAGGGCCGGCGGGATCGGGACCAACAGCAGCGTCGCAAGGGCCAGCagggctatggctatggccagGAATCGTCCGATAATGACGAGGAATCGGAGGAGGATACCTTCTTCTGTGACATTTGCAGATCGGATCGGTGCAACGGGGCCGCGGCAGTGACGTTGACTTTGGGTTCGGTGGCGGCAATCCTTTTG GAGATGAGATGTTGA
- the witty gene encoding uncharacterized protein witty isoform X1: MSYKESAILWLLALHCCISYGAAIQCFVCDSSDNPSCADLGSNSSIVPETCTLDKMKSLDTWLFDLNKFSYFDNGANKNPLMNCQKVVARDPDTRKIVTARFCQLDTGDSDACEILRSKLRITNAGDSSRDQGRRDRDQQQRRKGQQGYGYGQESSDNDEESEEDTFFCDICRSDRCNGAAAVTLTLGSVAAILLVNLMPGLIHC; this comes from the exons ATGAGCTATAAAGAGTCGGCTATTTTGTGGCTGTTGGCCCTGCATTGCTGCATATCGTATG GCGCAGCCATACAGTGCTTTGTGTGCGATTCGAGCGACAATCCCAGTTGTGCCGATCTGGGTTCCAATTCGAGCATTGTGCCGGAG ACCTGCACTTTGGACAAAATGAAGTCACTGGACACCTGGCTGTTTGATCTGAACAAGTTCTCCTACTTCGATAATGGGGCCAACAAGAATCCGCTAATGAATTGCCAAAAAGTTGTGGCCAGAGATC CTGACACCAGAAAGATCGTAACGGCTCGCTTTTGCCAGCTGGACACTGGAGACTCGGATGCCTGTGAGATTCTACGAAGCAAGCTGCGTATCACCAATGCGGGCGACAGCAGTCGCGATCAGGGCCGGCGGGATCGGGACCAACAGCAGCGTCGCAAGGGCCAGCagggctatggctatggccagGAATCGTCCGATAATGACGAGGAATCGGAGGAGGATACCTTCTTCTGTGACATTTGCAGATCGGATCGGTGCAACGGGGCCGCGGCAGTGACGTTGACTTTGGGTTCGGTGGCGGCAATCCTTTTGGTAAACCTAATGCCAGGACTAATACACTGTTGA
- the LOC6903108 gene encoding dirigent protein 10, with product MQSLLFLLPLLLLALVFSGSGVSALRCYTCQDCDETAKLSEMEVCSASPTSANGDGMLMASISSQSPSVSPSSPAASPAASPAASPAASPGASPGAIPGAGLSKPPAPPAAAANNGSEEEDEDYDSDESAPNAALSPIGIGAAAAGNGVGGGVPGAAVGAGGGAAVGTGVGAGAAAGGAAGGAAGGAAIGTGTGVRPGAAASVDSEGDEDEDEDEDEDSDDRRRRRTVRQVSDIAVCYTARLQRNDTVITNRGCTMARSGNQTAACDALFENWSVMGCQLCEENGCNQPIDITMGSMYASGSRSTSAQWTISALTLLAILVA from the exons atGCAAtcgttgttgttcttgttgccgttgctgcttcTGGCGTTGGTTTTCAGTGGATCAGGTGTTTCAG CTCTGCGTTGCTATACCTGTCAGGACTGCGATGAGACGGCCAAGCTGAGCGAGATGGAGGTGTGTAGTGCCTCGCCCACGTCTGCGAATGGTGATGGAATGCTCATGGCTTCCATTTCCAGCCAGAGCCCCAGTGTGAGTCCATCCAGTCCGGCTGCTAGTCCGGCTGCTAGTCCGGCTGCCAGTCCTGCTGCTAGCCCTGGTGCTAGTCCTGGTGCTATTCCAGGGGCAGGTTTGTCCAAGCCCccagctcctcctgctgctgctgcgaatAATGGTAGCGAAGAAGAGGATGAGGACTATGACAGCGATGAGTCAGCTCCAAATGCGGCACTGTCCCCCATAGGCAtaggagcagctgctgcaggaaATGGAGTTGGTGGAGGAGTACCCGGAGCAGCAGTGGGAGCAGGCGGGGGAGCAGCAGTTGGTACAGGAgtgggagcaggagcagctgcaggtGGTGCTGCAGGTGGTGCTGCAGGTGGTGCTGCAATCGGAACCGGAACCGGAGTTCGGCCCggagctgctgcctctgttgacaGCGAAGGTGACGAGGAtgaagacgaggacgaggatgaggacagcGATGATCGACGCAGGCGTAGAACCGTCAGACAGGTGTCTGACATTGCCGTGTGCTACACAGCCAGGCTCCAAC GTAACGATACCGTGATCACTAATCGGGGCTGCACCATGGCCAGGTCGGGCAATCAGACCGCCGCCTGTGATGCGCTCTTCGAGAACTGGAGCGTGATGGGGTGTCAGCTGTGCGAGGAGAATGGCTGCAATCAACCCATTGACATAACCATGGGATCGATGTATGCATCTGGCTCAAGGTCGACGTCAGCGCAATGGACAATCTCAGCACTGACGCTACTG